The DNA segment AGATCTGGCTGTCGGCCCTGGTCCTCGGGCTCCTGCTCCTGGCGGGGGCACAGGCGGCCAAGGCCCACGTCTTCGTGCAATGCCCCCCCGATACGGACGGGGTGGACACGGATGGAGACGGCATCGTCAACAACGACTACGTGTGCTACCACCTCTCCGGAGGGGACGGATACGTCCGGATGGCGGACGGGCTGGACATGTACGCCTTCGGCTTTTCCGACCTGACAGGCATCAACGATGATTCGGCCCTCATCGTCGGGAGGCTCGCCGCGGAGACCCCCGCCCCGCCCCTCGTCTTCCGCGAAGGCCAGAAGGTCTTTCTGACCCTGACCAACACGGGGATGTTCATGCGCCCCGACCTCTTCGATCCCCACAGCGTCCACTTCCACGGCTTCCCCAACGCCGCCGTGATTTTCGACGGCGAGCCCATGGCTTCCATCTCCATCAACATGAGCGAGTCCCTGACCTACTACTACAACCTGGTGGAGCCGGGCACCTTCATGTACCACTGCCACGTGGAAGCCACCGAGCACATGCAGATGGGCATGCTGGGCATCCTGTACGTGCGGCCCAGGCAGGACATGCTGCCGGCCGGGACGACCTTCTCCAACGGGTTTGTCCACCAGGCGGGGTACA comes from the Acidobacteriota bacterium genome and includes:
- a CDS encoding multicopper oxidase domain-containing protein yields the protein MRGRKIWLSALVLGLLLLAGAQAAKAHVFVQCPPDTDGVDTDGDGIVNNDYVCYHLSGGDGYVRMADGLDMYAFGFSDLTGINDDSALIVGRLAAETPAPPLVFREGQKVFLTLTNTGMFMRPDLFDPHSVHFHGFPNAAVIFDGEPMASISINMSESLTYYYNLVEPGTFMYHCHVEATEHMQMGMLGILYVRPRQDMLPAGTTFSNGFVHQAGYKYAYNDEDGSTYYDVDFPIQVTSFDPRFHWSSENVQPLDFAYMHDTYPMINGRGYPDTVNTGNILNNAGRPSQKVNALVTATQGQKVLLRISSLATGEFYTVGIAGIPMTVVGQGARLLRGPDPDGPGPLLGKNLYYTTQSLTLGGGQSVDVILDTAGVPAGTYCLYGTNLNQLSNDNEDFGGMMTEIRITP